A region of the Vigna unguiculata cultivar IT97K-499-35 chromosome 9, ASM411807v1, whole genome shotgun sequence genome:
GCTGGACAACGTGTTTGATGTCGGCGCCGACATCGCCTCCGTGACGGTGAGCGTGGAGCTTTCGCTGCTAGAGTGGGAGTTCGAGTTGCGCTCCGGCTCCGCAGCCGACGGCGTGGTGGACGCGGTTGCCGGAGCGATCTGCGAGGAAGAGGAAggattgttgttgttgttggtggtggtggcggtagTAGTTTTGGGTTTGTTGGAGCGTTTGGACTTGCGGCAGCCACCGCCGACGGGGACATTGCGAAGGACGCCGCCTTTGGTCCAGTAGCGGCGGCAGTTCTTGCAGAAATGGCGTGGCTGGGAGAGGTTGTAGTTGTTGTAGTAACAGAACTTGGTGTTGAGGGAGTCACAGCGAGGGCACTTGAGCggctggtggtggtggtggtggtgctgtCTGAGCCTGCGGTCGCCGCCGCAGATGGAATGTATATCCTGCATTTCCGGCCAGAAATGGAAGGTGAAATTTTGGAAATAGTTGTTTGCGGTGTGGTggagaaggaaagaaagaaaagagagattgttttgtttgtgtgagAGTGTACTATGTTTTGGGAGAAGGTGTGTCAGTTTGTGAAGAAGGTATGGGGAATAGTGtgaaagagaagaagagaaagaaagagtgtTTGGACTGACAAATATCCCTGCAGAGCACTGCACTGCTCGTCTCGTATCGCTATCTtccatttttctaatatttttcagGGCAATTGACCCAAACGACCTTCGCCACAGGTGGGTAGGCCACCACACACGATACCAAAATACTAAACTCTCTCTCCTATAACAAAAATCTTCACGAAAATATTTATGTTCATATTGtcaaaaattgtcaaaaattgGGAATGTTcacatattaatttaattggtataaaataatattacaaaatcatttaaagaataaataaataaactatatttAAGTATAACGGAGATTCagattgaaaaaatttaaaaatttaaagagatTTTAAATTATTCGATCAACATTTACTATTAATCAACTTTGAAActcaaaaattagtttataatgtTAAATTAGATACAAGTTTATTTCTTCATTATTCTCATTAAAGATGAACGTTGGTATtgaaaaaggtttttttttttttaatcttattgaTCATAATATAAGATTCAATTTTCTTCTAGATCTCTCTTATACATTGTAGTCTTAAGTGacaagttttttcttttcttttcaatatttttgtatttttctttctttagtcTCTTCAACTTAATTTTGTGTTTCCTCAACTTTTCAAACAAAGATGCCATGTTCATGGAGGTAATGTCCTTTGATATCTTAAGTTGTCAATTATTGATCAAGGACTTCAAAATCTTGatgtttatatctttttatgtcAACCTTGTTTTTATTACCACCAAGATGAATCACTATATGagtgaatattttttatgttttttctttgaaaaattttaaatattgtatgGAAATGTTCTTCATAACTCTCTTAACATTTTTTGTGTCCttataaattatctttaaaacaTGTTGCATCTCTCTGACATTCTTACATATTAACACTCTTTAGAAGTTTTATTAAAAGTCAGGCCAAGTATATGTTATTTGTTATAACATCATATTgagtttgtatatattttttttctattctccTAGCGGATAAATCTTTTGTAACATgcctattttcaattatttaaagaggtctaaaaaatgtatttaacaataatatttgaTACTCTTTTGTCaactaaattaattaagattttCATGCC
Encoded here:
- the LOC114196340 gene encoding dof zinc finger protein DOF5.4-like, with amino-acid sequence MEDSDTRRAVQCSAGIFVSPNTLSFSSSLSHYSPYLLHKLTHLLPKHSTLSHKQNNLSFLSFLLHHTANNYFQNFTFHFWPEMQDIHSICGGDRRLRQHHHHHHQPLKCPRCDSLNTKFCYYNNYNLSQPRHFCKNCRRYWTKGGVLRNVPVGGGCRKSKRSNKPKTTTATTTNNNNNPSSSSQIAPATASTTPSAAEPERNSNSHSSSESSTLTVTEAMSAPTSNTLSSNALFLDNVRESKLFNASNPSLDGGAVFSEIGNFSSLIASNNEALGFGFGNCSNNNSNGNSNILDATPFRFGVTHPQGNNNDQVQGAAGGEQQQNHQEFGTASFLDLTAPLEFSSLPQKSGGHHHGGFGSLDWQPGADQGLFDLPNTVDQPYWTHSHWSDQDNPSLFHLP